A window of Primulina huaijiensis isolate GDHJ02 chromosome 9, ASM1229523v2, whole genome shotgun sequence contains these coding sequences:
- the LOC140984903 gene encoding uncharacterized protein: MRRGGVNGTDATETISAAATAVAYLEDRVPQASFQKRRWGSWWSLYWCFGSQKNSHRIGHAVLVPETAAAGADASVPGHPSQPPSIVLPFAAPPSSPASFLQSESPSATQSPTGLLSLTSASTKMYSPGGPASIFAIGPYAHETQLVSPPVFSTFTTEPSTAPYTPPPESVHLTMPSSPEVPFARLLEPNLHNGEGDQRYPLSQYEFQSYQLQPGSPVSHLISPCSGISGSGTTSPFPDHEFASGHPFFLEFRTGNPPKLLDLDKIILCGWESRQGSGAVTPDAAGATSCELCLVKRRDSDAASLPDTHNGSMNDDTVVVHRVSFEIPAEEVLQCVEKEPMTSPKAIAVSVENVERRGEEKPLQFTEETGGSAGETIICISEKAQTNSENGPHHEKTRTITLGSAKEFKFDNIDGRCDEPVVGSDWWVNEKILGEEGTSLNDWSFFPVVQTGVS; this comes from the exons ATGAGAAGAGGAGGAGTGAATGGAACGGATGCGACGGAGACGATAAGCGCCGCCGCGACTGCGGTCGCATATTTGGAGGATCGCGTTCCTCAAGCTTCGTTTCAG AAAAGAAGGTGGGGAAGCTGGTGGAGCCTTTATTGGTGTTTTGGATCGCAAAAGAATAGCCATCGAATTGGACATGCAGTTCTAGTTCCTGAAACTGCAGCTGCAGGAGCAGATGCTTCTGTACCTGGACATCCATCCCAGCCACCTTCCATAGTGCTGCCTTTTGCTGCACCTCCTTCATCTCCGGCATCATTTCTTCAATCAGAATCACCTTCTGCAACTCAGTCACCAACTGGCTTATTATCTCTCACTTCTGCCTCTACAAAAATGTATTCTCCTGGTGGCCCTGCTTCAATATTTGCAATTGGTCCTTATGCGCATGAGACCCAGTTAGTCTCACCCCCAGTCTTCTCGACCTTCACCACCGAACCATCAACTGCACCCTATACTCCTCCCCCAGAATCAGTCCACTTGACCATGCCTTCTTCTCCTGAGGTGCCTTTTGCTCGGCTTCTCGAACCCAACCTCCACAATGGTGAAGGTGATCAAAGATACCCTTTATCCCAGTATGAATTTCAATCATATCAGCTTCAGCCTGGCAGTCCAGTCAGCCATTTGATCTCTCCTTGCTCAGGCATCTCTGGTTCGGGCACCACATCACCTTTCCCTGATCATGAGTTTGCCAGTGGACATCCCTTTTTCCTTGAGTTTAGAACTGGAAATCCACCTAAACTATTAGATCTTGACAAGATCATTCTTTGTGGATGGGAATCACGCCAAGGATCAGGTGCAGTGACTCCAGATGCTGCTGGTGCTACATCTTGTGAGCTTTGCCTTGTGAAGCGCCGAGATTCAGATGCTGCTTCGCTTCCAGATACACATAATGGATCGATGAATGATGATACTGTGGTTGTGCACAGAGTTTCTTTTGAGATACCGGCCGAAGAAGTTTTACAATGTGTGGAAAAAGAGCCAATGACCTCACCCAAAGCCATAGCAGTGTCTGTTGAGAATGTAGAACGCAGAGGAGAAGAAAAGCCATTACAGTTCACTGAAGAAACTGGTGGTTCAGCTGGAGAAACTATCATTTGCATCTCCGAGAAAGCTCAGACCAACAGTGAGAATGGACCGCATCATGAAAAAACCAGAACAATTACTCTCGGATCAGCCAAAGAGTTCAAATTCGACAACATAGATGGACGCTGCGATGAACCGGTAGTGGGGTCTGACTGGTGGGTGAATGAGAAGATTCTTGGTGAGGAGGGAACATCATTGAACGACTGGTCTTTCTTCCCAGTGGTGCAGACTGGTGTCAGTTAG
- the LOC140985350 gene encoding probable E3 ubiquitin-protein ligase RHB1A isoform X1: MGGCCCCCASESTEQNSTSAYFNHPVSEEHEPLSPHISTVATLSTGILVDTNLDTSVPDTYRSPPAPIPFGPPPAPPSNQEIPGNKVAVALKMTNTIVVEYTNLETKLKSVNSDGKAEINIDLAASQESENENSELKKSVEPFVPSLQDEEDVCPTCLEEYDSENPKIITGCDHHFHLACILEWMERSDACPICDQEMAFSPFTGE; this comes from the exons ATGGGAGGCTGCTGTTGTTGCTGTGCATCTGAGAGTACTGAACAGAACAGTACATCAGCATACTTTAAC CATCCAGTCTCTGAAGAGCATGAACCCTTATCACCTCACATTTCAACAGTCGCTACTCTCTCTACGGGGATTTTGGTCGATACAAATCTAGATACCTCAGTCCCAGATACTTACCGGTCTCCGCCTGCGCCTATACCATTTGGACCCCCACCTGCTCCACCATCAAATCAAGAAATTCCTGGAAATAAAGTGGCAGTGGCTTTGAAAATGACAAACACCATTGTTGTTGAATACACAAATTTAGAGACCAAGTTAAAGAGCGTGAATTCTGATGGGAAGGCAGAAATAAATATTGATCTGGCTGCTTCACAGGAATCAGAAAATGAAAATTCAGAACTTAAGAAGTCAGTTGAGCCTTTTGTTCCATCTTTGCAAGATGAGGAGGATGTTTGTCCCACTTGTCTTGAAG AATATGACTCAGAGAACCCAAAAATCATCACAGGATGTGACCACCATTTCCACCTTGCTTGTATACTTGAATGGATGGAAAGAAGCGATGCCTGTCCCATTTGTGATCAG GAGATGGCTTTTAGCCCTTTCACAGGAGAGTAG
- the LOC140985350 gene encoding probable E3 ubiquitin-protein ligase RHB1A isoform X2, with the protein MGGCCCCCASESTEQNSTSAYFNHPVSEEHEPLSPHISTVATLSTGILVDTNLDTSVPDTYRSPPAPIPFGPPPAPPSNQEIPGNKVAVALKMTNTIVVEYTNLETKLKSVNSDGKAELKKSVEPFVPSLQDEEDVCPTCLEEYDSENPKIITGCDHHFHLACILEWMERSDACPICDQEMAFSPFTGE; encoded by the exons ATGGGAGGCTGCTGTTGTTGCTGTGCATCTGAGAGTACTGAACAGAACAGTACATCAGCATACTTTAAC CATCCAGTCTCTGAAGAGCATGAACCCTTATCACCTCACATTTCAACAGTCGCTACTCTCTCTACGGGGATTTTGGTCGATACAAATCTAGATACCTCAGTCCCAGATACTTACCGGTCTCCGCCTGCGCCTATACCATTTGGACCCCCACCTGCTCCACCATCAAATCAAGAAATTCCTGGAAATAAAGTGGCAGTGGCTTTGAAAATGACAAACACCATTGTTGTTGAATACACAAATTTAGAGACCAAGTTAAAGAGCGTGAATTCTGATGGGAAGG CAGAACTTAAGAAGTCAGTTGAGCCTTTTGTTCCATCTTTGCAAGATGAGGAGGATGTTTGTCCCACTTGTCTTGAAG AATATGACTCAGAGAACCCAAAAATCATCACAGGATGTGACCACCATTTCCACCTTGCTTGTATACTTGAATGGATGGAAAGAAGCGATGCCTGTCCCATTTGTGATCAG GAGATGGCTTTTAGCCCTTTCACAGGAGAGTAG